One Qipengyuania aurantiaca genomic region harbors:
- a CDS encoding Ku protein produces the protein MAARAYWQGQIRLALVSIPVEIYSASKTGAKISFNQIHEPSGKRIKYEKVVPGIGPVDRDEIIKGYEVSRGEYVLLEEEEIEAVKIESRKTLELVQFVDSCEIDPLYFEKPYYVAPKDELAEEAFVVLREALRKAGKVALGQLSVRGSEKLVAIKPCGKGLLLETLRYSDEVRNGQAFFADIDDSKPKKELLDLATTLIEQKSAPFEASEFEDRYVDALRKLIDKKAKSKSNKAIIEDAGDPEASGGNVIELMAALKKSVDGKASKPKAAAKRKKSA, from the coding sequence ATGGCAGCACGCGCATATTGGCAGGGACAGATCAGGCTAGCGCTCGTCTCGATCCCGGTGGAGATCTACTCGGCGTCCAAAACGGGCGCAAAGATCAGCTTCAACCAGATCCACGAGCCCAGCGGCAAGAGGATCAAGTACGAGAAGGTCGTGCCTGGCATCGGCCCGGTCGATCGCGACGAGATTATCAAGGGATACGAGGTTTCCAGGGGCGAATACGTCCTGCTGGAGGAAGAGGAGATCGAGGCGGTCAAGATAGAGAGCCGCAAAACGTTGGAGTTGGTGCAGTTCGTCGATAGCTGCGAGATCGACCCGCTCTATTTCGAAAAGCCCTATTACGTCGCGCCCAAGGACGAGCTGGCAGAAGAAGCCTTCGTCGTTCTGCGCGAAGCGCTCCGCAAGGCGGGTAAGGTGGCGCTCGGCCAGTTGTCGGTGCGTGGTTCGGAAAAGCTCGTCGCCATCAAGCCATGCGGCAAGGGCCTGCTGCTGGAAACGCTGCGCTACTCCGACGAGGTGCGCAATGGACAAGCCTTCTTCGCGGATATCGACGATTCCAAGCCGAAGAAGGAGCTGCTCGACCTCGCCACCACGCTCATCGAACAGAAAAGCGCCCCCTTCGAGGCAAGCGAATTCGAGGACCGCTATGTCGATGCGCTGAGAAAGCTGATAGACAAGAAAGCGAAATCGAAAAGCAACAAGGCGATTATCGAGGATGCAGGCGATCCCGAGGCATCGGGCGGCAATGTAATAGAACTGATGGCAGCGCTCAAGAAATCCGTAGACGGCAAGGCGAGCAAACCGAAGGCGGCGGCAAAGCGCAAGAAGAGCGCCTGA
- the ligD gene encoding DNA ligase D → MARSKKATGAPADPLATYNAKRNFAKTPEPSGGPQSSESGDLFIVQKHDATRLHWDLRLEVDGVLKSWAVTKGPSHDPDIKRLAVRTEDHPMSYAEFEGTIPRGEYGGGTVMLWDRGSWAPIEGKSASNLDEGHLHFTLQGERMKGEWLLIRLKTRPGEKRENWLLRKLQDSHVEQGDALVERELTSVLTGRSIAEIAAGKGGEFPLAGKKDDVFLAQMNKAAAHNASKTKPRKRHKAVPLPKFRKPQLATLVDEVPAGNGWMHEIKFDGYRTMVAAKGEEVRVYTRSGKDWTDKFAALVEAIAALNLPACLIDGEIVAYDSKGNPDFSTLQAVLKRGHGSQSKADKLAFHAFDLVELDGEDLAPLSNIERKERLEALLATAEPPVHVAEHVIGWGEKLYDAMCRAGQEGIIAKKLDAKYRHARSKAWVKVKCTRRQEFVIVGWKKSAAKGRPFASLLLAQNEGGKLVYKGNVGTGFTTDEMDDLAAKMRRLGRKTPPVETDLASAKGVTWLTPKLVAEIAFAEFTADGNVRHGSYLGLRSDKPAKAVRPEKPASGSKSKSQVKISSPERVIFPDSGQKKGELADYYRTVAGIMLPFAGRRPVSLVRCPQGRAKKCFFQKHDSGSFGDAVHHVPIREKDGGTEDYLYVEDARGILQCVQMGTIEFHGWASRSDDVEAPDRVIFDLDPDEGLDFKDVKQAARDIRARLSDIGLVSFAMLSGGKGVHVVVPLSRGHGWEAHKDFARRFAEALSLAEPERFTATMSKAKRKGRIFIDWLRNQRGSTAVLPYSARARSGAPVAAPIGWNELKEMQDAKPFTIDDVAALIDRAASKELSGWGFAEQRLPNV, encoded by the coding sequence GTGGCGCGCTCGAAAAAGGCCACCGGTGCGCCGGCGGACCCGCTCGCGACTTACAACGCTAAGCGCAATTTCGCAAAGACGCCCGAGCCCTCGGGCGGGCCCCAGAGCAGCGAAAGCGGTGACCTTTTCATCGTGCAGAAACACGATGCGACGCGGTTGCATTGGGACCTGCGGCTGGAAGTGGACGGCGTGCTCAAGAGCTGGGCGGTGACAAAGGGCCCCTCTCACGACCCCGATATCAAGCGGCTAGCAGTGCGGACCGAAGACCACCCGATGTCCTACGCCGAGTTCGAGGGGACCATCCCTAGGGGCGAATACGGCGGCGGCACGGTCATGCTATGGGACCGCGGCAGCTGGGCCCCAATCGAAGGCAAGAGCGCCAGCAATCTCGACGAGGGGCACCTGCATTTTACGCTTCAGGGTGAGCGGATGAAGGGCGAATGGCTACTCATCCGGCTGAAGACGAGACCCGGCGAAAAGCGCGAGAACTGGCTGCTACGCAAGCTGCAGGACAGTCATGTCGAACAGGGTGATGCGCTGGTGGAGCGCGAGCTAACTAGCGTGCTCACCGGTCGCTCGATAGCGGAAATCGCGGCTGGTAAGGGCGGCGAGTTCCCCCTGGCGGGCAAGAAGGACGATGTCTTCCTTGCGCAGATGAATAAGGCCGCCGCGCACAATGCTTCGAAGACGAAACCGCGAAAGAGACACAAGGCCGTGCCCTTGCCAAAATTTCGCAAGCCGCAGCTCGCCACGCTCGTCGACGAAGTGCCTGCCGGCAACGGATGGATGCACGAGATCAAGTTCGATGGATACCGCACCATGGTGGCTGCGAAGGGCGAGGAGGTGCGCGTCTATACCCGCAGCGGCAAGGACTGGACCGACAAGTTCGCCGCGCTGGTCGAAGCGATTGCCGCGCTCAACCTGCCAGCTTGCCTGATCGACGGCGAAATCGTCGCTTACGACAGCAAGGGCAATCCCGATTTCTCGACCCTGCAGGCGGTGCTCAAGCGCGGCCATGGTAGCCAGTCGAAGGCGGACAAGCTGGCCTTCCACGCTTTCGATCTGGTCGAACTGGATGGCGAAGACCTCGCGCCGCTAAGCAATATAGAGCGCAAGGAGCGGCTCGAGGCGCTGCTCGCCACCGCCGAGCCGCCTGTCCATGTGGCCGAGCACGTGATCGGGTGGGGGGAGAAGCTCTATGATGCGATGTGCCGGGCGGGGCAGGAAGGCATAATCGCTAAGAAGCTCGACGCGAAATACCGCCACGCGCGCAGCAAGGCCTGGGTCAAGGTGAAGTGCACCAGACGGCAGGAGTTCGTCATCGTCGGCTGGAAAAAATCCGCCGCGAAGGGCCGCCCCTTCGCCTCGTTGCTGCTGGCGCAGAACGAAGGCGGCAAGCTGGTATACAAGGGCAATGTCGGCACCGGCTTCACCACGGACGAGATGGACGACCTCGCGGCGAAAATGCGGCGGCTAGGGCGCAAGACCCCGCCGGTGGAGACCGACTTGGCCAGTGCGAAGGGTGTCACCTGGCTGACCCCGAAGCTGGTGGCGGAGATTGCCTTTGCCGAGTTCACCGCTGACGGCAACGTTCGCCACGGCAGTTATCTTGGCCTCCGATCGGATAAGCCGGCGAAAGCGGTGAGACCGGAAAAGCCCGCCAGTGGTTCCAAATCCAAATCTCAAGTGAAAATCTCCAGCCCCGAGCGGGTCATCTTTCCGGACAGCGGACAGAAGAAAGGCGAACTCGCCGATTACTACCGGACCGTCGCCGGCATCATGTTGCCCTTTGCCGGCCGTCGCCCGGTCAGCCTAGTGCGCTGTCCGCAGGGGCGGGCGAAGAAGTGCTTTTTTCAGAAGCACGATAGCGGCAGTTTCGGTGACGCGGTGCACCATGTCCCGATCCGCGAGAAGGACGGCGGGACTGAGGATTACCTCTACGTGGAGGATGCGCGGGGCATCCTGCAATGCGTCCAGATGGGGACGATCGAATTCCACGGCTGGGCCTCGCGCAGCGACGATGTCGAGGCGCCCGATCGCGTGATTTTCGACCTCGACCCCGACGAAGGTCTCGATTTTAAGGACGTCAAGCAAGCCGCTCGCGACATCCGCGCGCGATTGAGCGACATCGGTCTCGTGAGTTTCGCCATGCTGTCTGGCGGGAAGGGCGTCCACGTGGTGGTGCCGCTTTCACGCGGTCACGGTTGGGAAGCACACAAGGACTTCGCCCGCCGCTTTGCCGAGGCGCTCAGCCTGGCCGAGCCGGAGCGCTTCACCGCCACGATGAGCAAGGCCAAGCGCAAGGGAAGAATTTTCATCGACTGGCTGCGCAACCAGCGTGGCAGCACCGCCGTCCTGCCCTATTCCGCGCGCGCCCGTAGCGGTGCCCCGGTGGCGGCACCGATTGGATGGAACGAGCTCAAAGAGATGCAGGATGCTAAGCCATTCACCATTGACGATGTTGCCGCGCTGATTGATCGGGCCGCGAGCAAAGAGCTATCGGGATGGGGCTTCGCCGAGCAAAGACTTCCAAACGTTTAG
- a CDS encoding TonB-dependent receptor — protein sequence MNRYSRISIFALGISLATSAQAQEQQADDVIVVTAQRNNETEVVNGGSAGVLGDKPAEDLPFAIRSYDQSLILNQQPRSLGDVLENDPTIRTTYGFGNASEQFVIRGFTLFGDDVGLNGLYGITPRQLVAPELFESVQVLNGASAFLNGAAPGGSGLGGSVNLQLKRTGNTDLNRVTISASENSHFGGSFDVARRFGQNGEWGVRLNAAYRDGETSIDREDRRTQVVGGAIDYESGPLRASLDLAFQNVRIDALRPKVTVGSATIPAVPDGDANYAQDFTYTEMRDVFGTLAVESDLSDNALAYFRAGARDGREEGIYGGITVLDAASGAANGTALFVPRTDNNEALEAGIRAKLGEIVTHEFNFGGNASWQVNRNAYDFRYGPGFAGYATNLYDTPQVELPSSTLVGGDLDDPFPISRTRLWSAFASDTIGMIEDRLQVTAGLRLQSINVKSYSYFGGDLATEYDESAVTPVIGVVLKPFDGLSLYGNRIEALQQGPTAPLDPALVSNPGEVLAPRKSLQYEVGGKLALGNVFVGLGGYRLERPGEGVLTDGSFGYLGDQRHRGLEFTVNGDLTPSLRLIGGAALTDAELDSGNDVPGVPEYTANADIEWDLGFVPGVTFTARAVHTGPQWVDAANTLELDSWTRIDLGARYVFAAGDTPVTLRLSADNIANEKYWASAFDAFSAALLQGTPRTIKASISADF from the coding sequence ATGAACCGCTATTCCCGGATTTCCATCTTCGCTCTCGGCATTTCGCTCGCCACCTCGGCGCAGGCGCAGGAGCAACAAGCGGACGACGTGATCGTCGTGACCGCCCAGCGTAACAACGAAACCGAGGTCGTTAATGGTGGCAGCGCCGGTGTGCTTGGCGACAAGCCGGCAGAGGACCTGCCCTTCGCAATCCGTTCTTATGACCAGAGCCTGATCCTCAATCAGCAACCTCGCTCGCTGGGCGATGTACTGGAAAATGACCCGACCATTCGGACCACTTACGGCTTCGGCAACGCCTCCGAGCAGTTCGTGATCCGCGGCTTCACCCTGTTCGGCGATGATGTAGGTCTCAACGGCCTATACGGGATCACACCGCGCCAGTTGGTCGCACCTGAATTGTTTGAAAGCGTCCAGGTCCTCAATGGTGCCAGCGCCTTCCTGAACGGTGCAGCACCGGGCGGATCGGGACTCGGCGGAAGCGTCAATCTGCAACTCAAGCGGACCGGAAACACTGATCTCAATCGAGTTACCATTTCAGCCAGCGAGAATTCCCACTTCGGCGGCAGCTTCGATGTCGCTCGCCGCTTTGGCCAGAACGGCGAATGGGGCGTTCGCCTGAACGCAGCCTATCGTGACGGCGAAACTTCGATCGACCGTGAAGACCGCCGCACGCAGGTCGTGGGCGGTGCGATCGACTATGAGAGTGGCCCGCTTCGGGCATCTCTCGACCTGGCGTTCCAGAATGTCCGGATCGACGCCTTGCGACCGAAAGTCACCGTCGGAAGCGCAACCATCCCCGCCGTTCCGGATGGCGATGCGAACTATGCGCAGGATTTCACCTACACCGAAATGCGCGATGTCTTCGGCACGCTGGCCGTGGAGTCCGATCTTTCCGACAATGCGCTGGCATACTTCAGGGCCGGTGCGCGCGACGGGCGCGAGGAAGGCATTTACGGCGGCATCACCGTTCTTGATGCCGCCAGCGGTGCTGCCAATGGCACGGCGCTGTTCGTCCCGCGGACCGACAACAACGAAGCGCTAGAAGCTGGCATCCGCGCCAAGCTGGGCGAGATCGTGACCCATGAGTTCAATTTCGGCGGCAATGCCAGCTGGCAGGTGAATCGCAATGCCTATGATTTTCGCTACGGGCCGGGTTTTGCCGGCTACGCCACCAATCTCTACGACACTCCGCAGGTCGAACTGCCCTCCTCGACCCTCGTCGGCGGCGACCTCGATGATCCCTTCCCGATTTCGCGCACGCGCCTATGGAGTGCATTCGCATCGGATACGATCGGTATGATCGAAGACCGATTGCAGGTCACCGCGGGCCTGCGCCTGCAATCGATCAATGTGAAAAGCTACAGCTATTTCGGCGGCGACCTGGCGACCGAATACGATGAAAGCGCAGTCACGCCCGTGATCGGCGTGGTGCTGAAACCCTTCGATGGCCTGTCGCTATACGGCAACCGGATCGAGGCGCTGCAGCAGGGTCCAACAGCGCCCCTCGATCCGGCGCTCGTCAGCAATCCGGGAGAGGTGCTCGCGCCGCGCAAGTCGCTGCAATACGAGGTTGGCGGCAAGCTTGCACTCGGCAACGTTTTCGTCGGCTTGGGCGGCTACCGACTCGAGCGCCCCGGCGAGGGCGTGCTGACCGATGGCAGCTTCGGATACCTCGGAGATCAGCGCCACCGGGGCCTCGAGTTCACGGTCAACGGCGACCTGACCCCCAGCCTGAGGCTGATCGGCGGCGCAGCTCTTACCGATGCGGAGCTCGACAGCGGCAACGACGTGCCTGGCGTTCCCGAATATACCGCCAATGCAGACATTGAGTGGGACCTTGGCTTTGTGCCGGGCGTAACGTTCACGGCGCGTGCCGTGCACACCGGTCCGCAGTGGGTCGATGCCGCCAACACGCTCGAACTCGACAGCTGGACGCGTATCGACCTCGGTGCGCGCTACGTTTTCGCGGCGGGCGACACGCCGGTCACGCTCCGCCTCTCGGCCGACAACATAGCGAACGAAAAGTACTGGGCCAGCGCGTTCGACGCCTTCTCGGCCGCACTGCTTCAAGGGACCCCACGCACGATTAAGGCCAGCATCTCAGCCGATTTCTGA
- a CDS encoding autotransporter outer membrane beta-barrel domain-containing protein: protein MNITKLTKRSLALGSASAVAIAMAGSAQAATSTTPTNLVYTDVGGLCQIEATFTITGEDSDNPNNTDEFQVRITDGLVDARLDIGTTDVILVGSSAVRSYAANIRGATAADARTAPIYYSVIDNVTALGGTQYITIAQTPIDPAAMRAAGGECATAANAIPGQMNQAPIANAGPDAAGRGGRLAGLSAANSSDPDGDTLTFSWTQTNGTPVVLNNPDTDSPTFTTPPAQRSTQTLTFEVTVTDPSGASSTDQVNYTVLSNAAPQPDAGADQTVQGGDTVTLDASSSSDPNNDQLTYSWSQSSGPNVTLSDPASAMPTFTAPAATGAEQVLVFNLTVSDGVANPPNSVVQIDQVTIRIAAATNLAPIADAGTGGTITAGQTVTLDGTGSSDPEGDAISYTWTQVSGTNVTINSPNSATASFVAPARTAQDQRLVFQLEVQESLTRLANGKRDKQAALPVVGVSPSNIDTVEFIIPANDVPIADAGANQGPLDSGTAVQLDGSGSSDADGDPLTYSWTQVSGTPVTLTGSNTATPSFTAPLVAGTEDLVFRLVVNDGFADSPADTVRIAIRAQGTITIVQRVVGDDTTVAYTTTVPGLASTITTSGGQGSASVSQVTAGSYSFSVDDLRAQGYALTALDCNDTDSAVSLANSSIGIELSPSEDLVCTVELSDTRSAATQAIGEFLGGRNALLMGAEPSRQRRIDRLRGSAPQGGQATVGGMPVPGGDKLPMQVGIDGDKAVVRGSLAMTRNTLGMGGAAEGKFDIWFEGQVADVTLGRNKGTFKAGFIGADYVVSENLLVGALFQIDDFDNDDDTLGAGEAQGSGWMAGPYLTARFDEQFYVDARVAYGKSSNSVSPLGTFVSDFDTTRLFATLSASGDVALGEGFTLWPEASVRYLREGVNGYTDTLGVRIDDFNVDQGEVAFSPRIDYLSESADGWTTAPYAKMEGVLTFGANAFSPVDNGLRGKTAVGIDVRSPDDVRFGLSGFYDGIGEDDYKALGASVTVGFSF from the coding sequence ATGAATATTACCAAGCTTACCAAACGTAGCCTCGCCCTCGGGTCGGCCTCCGCAGTTGCCATCGCCATGGCCGGCAGCGCGCAGGCCGCAACCAGCACCACGCCGACAAACCTGGTGTATACCGACGTCGGCGGCCTTTGTCAGATCGAGGCGACGTTCACAATCACTGGCGAGGATTCTGACAATCCAAACAACACCGACGAATTCCAGGTGCGTATCACCGACGGCCTGGTCGATGCGCGATTGGATATCGGAACAACCGATGTCATCTTGGTTGGTAGTTCTGCGGTGCGGTCCTACGCAGCCAACATCCGCGGAGCCACCGCCGCTGATGCCCGTACCGCGCCGATCTATTACTCGGTCATAGACAACGTGACGGCCCTGGGCGGCACGCAGTATATTACCATCGCGCAAACACCTATCGATCCGGCTGCCATGCGCGCAGCAGGCGGAGAATGCGCGACAGCTGCAAATGCCATTCCGGGCCAAATGAACCAAGCACCGATTGCAAATGCCGGCCCCGACGCAGCCGGCCGAGGCGGCCGCCTTGCCGGCCTGAGTGCGGCAAACTCCAGCGACCCGGATGGCGACACGCTGACCTTCTCGTGGACGCAGACCAACGGAACCCCGGTCGTTCTCAACAATCCCGATACGGATTCGCCCACCTTCACCACGCCCCCTGCCCAACGCAGCACGCAGACGCTCACTTTCGAGGTAACCGTCACCGACCCCTCGGGCGCAAGCTCCACCGACCAGGTCAATTATACCGTGCTGTCGAACGCTGCACCGCAGCCCGATGCCGGAGCCGACCAGACCGTCCAGGGCGGAGATACGGTCACGCTGGACGCCTCCAGCTCGAGCGACCCGAACAACGACCAGCTGACCTATAGCTGGTCGCAATCTTCAGGTCCGAACGTGACACTGAGCGACCCGGCCTCGGCAATGCCGACCTTCACCGCACCGGCAGCTACGGGTGCCGAACAGGTCCTCGTGTTCAATCTGACGGTCAGCGATGGCGTGGCTAATCCGCCAAACTCGGTCGTGCAGATCGACCAGGTTACCATCCGCATTGCTGCCGCAACCAATCTTGCCCCGATCGCCGACGCAGGAACTGGCGGCACCATAACCGCCGGGCAGACCGTGACGCTCGATGGTACAGGGTCGAGCGATCCTGAAGGTGATGCAATCAGCTACACCTGGACACAGGTCTCAGGGACCAATGTCACCATCAATTCGCCAAATTCCGCTACAGCGAGCTTCGTGGCTCCGGCACGCACTGCCCAAGACCAGCGCCTGGTGTTCCAGCTTGAAGTGCAAGAATCGCTTACGCGCCTGGCAAATGGCAAACGCGACAAGCAGGCCGCGCTTCCGGTCGTCGGCGTCAGTCCCAGCAACATCGACACGGTTGAATTCATCATTCCTGCCAATGATGTTCCCATTGCCGATGCAGGCGCCAACCAAGGGCCACTCGACAGCGGCACCGCCGTGCAACTCGATGGCAGCGGCTCGAGCGATGCCGATGGCGACCCGCTCACTTACAGCTGGACGCAGGTGTCCGGAACTCCGGTGACGCTTACCGGCTCCAACACCGCCACGCCCAGCTTCACCGCACCGTTGGTGGCCGGTACTGAAGACCTCGTCTTCCGGCTCGTCGTCAACGATGGCTTCGCCGACTCTCCCGCCGACACCGTCCGCATCGCCATACGGGCGCAGGGTACCATCACCATCGTCCAGCGCGTTGTGGGCGACGACACGACGGTGGCCTACACCACCACCGTACCGGGCCTCGCCTCCACCATCACCACGAGCGGCGGACAGGGCAGCGCAAGCGTCTCGCAGGTTACGGCGGGCAGCTACAGCTTCTCGGTCGATGATCTCAGGGCGCAGGGCTACGCTCTCACCGCGCTTGACTGCAACGACACCGACAGCGCTGTCTCGCTCGCCAACTCCAGCATCGGCATCGAGCTTTCGCCGAGCGAAGACCTCGTCTGCACGGTGGAGCTGAGCGATACGCGCAGCGCCGCGACCCAGGCCATCGGCGAGTTCCTCGGCGGGCGTAACGCGCTGCTGATGGGTGCCGAACCTTCGCGCCAGCGCCGTATCGATCGCCTGCGTGGTAGCGCACCGCAAGGAGGCCAGGCGACGGTTGGCGGAATGCCGGTTCCGGGTGGCGACAAGCTGCCGATGCAGGTCGGTATCGACGGCGACAAGGCGGTCGTGCGCGGCAGCCTTGCCATGACCCGCAACACGCTCGGCATGGGCGGCGCGGCTGAAGGCAAGTTCGACATCTGGTTCGAAGGCCAGGTGGCGGACGTTACGCTGGGTCGGAACAAGGGCACCTTCAAGGCGGGCTTCATTGGCGCGGACTATGTCGTCAGCGAGAACCTTCTCGTCGGCGCGCTTTTCCAGATCGACGATTTCGACAATGATGACGACACCCTTGGCGCAGGCGAGGCCCAGGGCAGCGGCTGGATGGCCGGCCCCTACCTGACCGCCCGCTTCGACGAGCAGTTCTACGTCGATGCGCGGGTGGCCTACGGCAAGTCGTCGAACTCGGTCTCGCCCCTTGGTACCTTCGTGAGCGACTTCGATACTACCCGTCTGTTCGCGACGCTTTCGGCCTCTGGTGATGTCGCACTGGGCGAGGGCTTTACCCTGTGGCCCGAAGCCAGCGTGCGTTACCTCCGCGAGGGCGTGAACGGATACACCGATACCCTTGGCGTACGAATCGACGACTTCAACGTCGACCAGGGCGAAGTCGCCTTCAGCCCACGGATCGACTATCTTTCCGAGAGCGCCGACGGCTGGACAACGGCGCCCTATGCGAAGATGGAAGGCGTGCTGACCTTCGGCGCCAACGCGTTCTCGCCGGTCGACAACGGCCTGCGCGGGAAGACCGCGGTCGGCATCGATGTCCGTTCACCCGACGATGTGCGTTTCGGCCTCTCGGGCTTTTACGACGGAATCGGCGAAGACGATTACAAAGCCTTGGGTGCGAGCGTGACTGTCGGCTTCAGCTTCTGA
- a CDS encoding PepSY-associated TM helix domain-containing protein: MSRNAIRNWYLIHKWSSLIPTAFLLMLCVTGLPLIFHDEIDAVMGEDAETALSGTASAEGGLSLDVMLDRALAERPGQVPLFMAFSQDSSLLTVTTGPTPDAAGEDMTLLFLDRTTGASMGPAPGNASMDFLLQLHTDMFLGLPGMLTLGAMGILLVVALISGVVLYAPFMRKLPFGTVRKRRSKRLRRLDQHNFLGIVALGWMLVIALTGAINAFADPLTENWRDGQIARMTDAYAGTPALAPADYGSIDEAMSAAQQALPGRSPQFIGFPGGAWSSGHHYAIFFQGDRPVTQHLLTPALVDAATSELTDARTMPVINQALMMSKPLHFGDYGGLPLKLIWAALTLATIWVLWTGIILFLRRKPGEVERRIEEIRTGAAARASS; this comes from the coding sequence ATGTCCCGCAACGCCATTCGAAATTGGTACCTCATCCATAAGTGGAGCAGCCTGATTCCGACGGCGTTCCTGCTGATGCTGTGCGTGACGGGCTTGCCGCTCATCTTTCACGACGAAATCGATGCAGTGATGGGCGAAGACGCCGAAACTGCATTGTCGGGCACAGCTTCTGCTGAAGGCGGGCTTTCCCTTGACGTCATGCTCGACCGAGCGCTTGCCGAAAGGCCGGGCCAAGTGCCGCTGTTCATGGCCTTCAGTCAGGACAGCTCCTTGCTGACCGTGACTACAGGCCCGACGCCCGACGCTGCGGGCGAGGACATGACGCTGCTTTTCCTCGACCGTACGACCGGCGCGTCAATGGGTCCCGCGCCCGGCAATGCATCTATGGACTTTCTGCTCCAGCTGCACACCGACATGTTCCTCGGCCTGCCCGGCATGTTGACCTTGGGAGCGATGGGCATATTGCTGGTGGTCGCACTGATCTCCGGCGTCGTGCTTTACGCCCCGTTCATGCGCAAACTGCCGTTCGGTACCGTGAGGAAACGTCGCAGCAAGCGTCTGCGCCGGCTGGACCAGCACAATTTTCTGGGCATCGTCGCACTGGGCTGGATGCTAGTGATTGCCCTTACGGGCGCAATCAATGCTTTTGCCGATCCGCTTACCGAGAACTGGCGCGATGGCCAGATCGCCCGCATGACGGATGCCTATGCAGGAACTCCTGCGCTGGCACCTGCAGACTACGGCTCGATCGACGAAGCGATGTCGGCCGCCCAGCAGGCCCTTCCCGGCCGCAGTCCCCAGTTCATCGGCTTCCCGGGCGGAGCCTGGTCGTCCGGCCATCACTACGCGATATTCTTCCAAGGCGATCGCCCAGTAACGCAGCACCTCCTGACACCGGCACTCGTCGACGCGGCGACTAGCGAACTTACTGATGCTCGAACCATGCCGGTAATCAACCAGGCGCTGATGATGTCGAAACCGCTCCACTTCGGTGATTACGGCGGCCTTCCGCTCAAGCTTATCTGGGCCGCCCTGACTCTCGCAACGATCTGGGTTTTGTGGACCGGCATCATTCTCTTCCTTCGCCGCAAGCCGGGTGAAGTCGAGCGCCGGATCGAGGAAATCCGAACCGGCGCGGCTGCAAGGGCTTCGTCATGA